A window from Vigna angularis cultivar LongXiaoDou No.4 chromosome 7, ASM1680809v1, whole genome shotgun sequence encodes these proteins:
- the LOC108338087 gene encoding uncharacterized protein LOC108338087, with the protein MAVPPETQLDDSPTGPPRFTWRDHINSCWKDSDYKRMAMASLVKAVYMLELDRQENRTQENALAPSWWMPLKYKLTHKLIDKRDGSIFGAIFEWDRSAALSDFIPIRPNGAPKAVLALRGTLLRSHTGRRDIEDDIRFAAWESLKGSFRFKETLEALRSVSDMHGRRNVCIAGHSLGAGFGLQVGKELAKEGINVEAHLFNPPSVSLAMNIGYIGGGAEYVWNGLKSMFASGNEVQVSNDGHKTYGISVKRFMRQLSGMMDACFGVGNRVPHLYINSNDYISCLYFYADGTREIKDNENMVPADGENVAKLFVVSKKNQEFLEAHSLKQWFSSDAELEQDIHNCKLISKRLRSLNIATPSLVILLLYPRFVSFSMSHINNIRETTDYVWNTLKYVPLSSGKAQVGNDGDNTFGVGLKGWISQLSRLMDASFWVVECVYYLNVYKNGGTRENTIEEKKDLTDRQLRAKLLVVSKEKQKFLASHGLEQWWPSDAELVQTIHDREHIRHLYSSTLWETAHLLNPSFVTLAMNLSNIGKAQVSNDGNNTGVGLKGWMPQFSSLKDAGFAVGKWVPHMYSNSSDYVSRQLRSLYSSTPQVSHLFNLPSIVPDMSHRNTREKVGFVCETQDSNDKISGTDLKSWIPQLSGLKDTGVGVSNWISQLYTRKK; encoded by the exons ATGGCGGTTCCACCTGAAACCCAGCTTGATGACAGCCCAACTGGCCCTCCAAGATTCACTTGGAGGGACCATATCAATTCTTGCTG GAAGGATTCAGATTATAAACGAATGGCCATGGCTAGCCTTGTAAAGGCAGTTTACATGCTTGAACTTGATAGACAGGAGAACAGAACACAGGAAAATGCTCTTGCTCCAAGTTGGTGGATGCCCTTGAAGTACAAGCTCACCCATAAATTGATTGATAAAAGGGACGGATCTATTTTTGGTGCAATATTTGAATGGGATAGATCTGCAGCATTGTCTGATTTTATACCAATTAGACCAAATGGTGCACCTAAAGCTGTTTTGGCACTCAGAGGAACATTACTCAGAAGCCATACAGGGCGAAGAGATATTGAAGATGACATCCGTTTTGCTGCTTGGGAAAGCTTGAAGGGCTCTTTCAGGTTTAAAGAAACTTTGGAGGCACTGCGATCAGTTTCTGATATGCATGGAAGGAGGAACGTTTGCATAGCAGGGCATTCCTTGGGGGCTGGATTTGGTCTTCAGGTGGGAAAGGAACTAGCAAAAGAAGGGATTAATGTGGAGGCACATTTATTTAATCCACCTTCTGTTTCACTAGCCATGAATATTGGATATATTGGAGGAGGGGCCGAGTATGTCTGGAATGGACTTAAATCTATGTTTGCGTCAGGTAATGAAGTCCAAGTTAGCAATGATGGACACAAGACTTATGGTATAAGTGTGAAACGATTTATGCGTCAGTTATCAGGTATGATGGATGCTTGTTTTGGTGTTGGAAATAGGGTTCCTCATTTGTATATTAACAGCAATGACTATATCAGTTGCCTTTACTTTTATGCTGATGGAACTAGAGAGATCAAAGACAACGAAAATATGGTTCCTGCAGATGGAGAAAATGTAGCGAAATTGTTTGTTGTCTCAAAGAAAAACCAGGAATTTCTTGAGGCGCATAGCCTGAAACAGTGGTTTTCAAGTGATGCAGAACTTGAGCAGGATATCCATAATTGCAAACTCATAAGCAAGCGACTTAGGTCTTTAAACATTGCTACACCTTCACTAGTAATACTTTTACTTTATCCAcgttttgtttcattttccaTGAGTCACATCAACAACATTAGAGAAACGACTGATTATGTCTGGAATACACTTAAATATGTGCCCCTATCTAGTGGAAAAGCTCAAGTCGGCAATGATGGAGACAATACTTTTGGTGTAGGTTTGAAGGGTTGGATATCTCAGTTATCTCGCTTGATGGATGCTAGCTTTTGGGTGGTGGAATGTGTTTATTATCTGAATGTTTACAAGAATGGTGGCACAAGAGAAAATACAATCGAAGAGAAAAAGGATCTTACAGATCGGCAACTTAGAGCAAAGTTGTTGGTTGTCTccaaagaaaaacagaaatttCTTGCATCTCATGGCCTGGAACAATGGTGGCCAAGTGATGCCGAACTTGTACAAACTATCCATGATAGGGAACACATTAGGCATTTATACAGCAGTACTCTTTGGGAAACAGCACATTTATTAAATCCATCTTTTGTTACACTTGCTATGAATCTCAGTAATATTGGAAAAGCTCAAGTGAGCAATGATGGAAACAATACTGGTGTAGGTTTAAAGGGTTGGATGCCTCAGTTCTCTAGCTTGAAGGATGCTGGTTTTGCAGTGGGCAAATGGGTTCCTCACATGTATAGTAACAGCAGTGACTACGTCAGCAGGCAACTTAGATCTTTATACTCTTCTACACCTCAAGTATCTCATCTATTCAATCTGCCTTCTATTGTACCAGACATGAGTCATAGAAATACTAGAGAAAAGGTAGGATTTGTCTGCGAAACTCAGGATAGCAATGACAAGATTTCAGGTACTGATTTGAAGAGTTGGATACCGCAATTATCTGGCTTGAAGGATACTGGTGTTGGAGTGAGCAATTGGATTTCTCAGCTGTATACTCGCAAGAAATGA